Genomic DNA from Fimbriimonas ginsengisoli Gsoil 348:
CGCAAGAGAAGCACGCCCGGCGTGTGCGCGATCCCCTCAATCGTTCCGCTCCAACCTTGTACATTCGATTTCGTCTGCAGTACCTGGCCCGAGGCGGCGACGACGACGGGGCGGGCGTACTTGGCCAGATCGACTAAGAAGTGGCGCGAAGCCGGAGCCAGCGTGATTTGATCGACGACCTTCAGTTGAGGATCGAAGAGGTCGACGAATTGTCCGCTCAAGGTTCGCGGCCGAAGGTCGGCCTCGTCCATGCCCGCGGCGACAATGTACGGTCCTCGGCGGAGGACGAAGGATCCGGTTTCTTGCCAGCGGAGGTTCTTCGCGCCGGAACGGATTTTGTCGTAGAGCCAAGTTGAACCGGCTTGGTCGCGCGAGATCTCCGTAGGGCTGCGGCGCAAGAAGACGAGGCGTCCTTTCCCTACCGGCGTCGCCTCTTGCGAGGGGGTCGCCTCCAGGCCGAGCTTTTCGAACAGGTGCTCTCGGGGCGTTCGGTACTTCATCGCGCCGCTGTTCCACCACTCGCGAACCCCGAGGAACGGGTCGCGGTCGGCGTCGACAAACGCAAGTGTGCCGCCCGCGCGAACCCACTTGGCGATCGCCTCGTGGACATCTTCGGTCAGCGGCTTCATCCCCTCGTACGTCATCAGAATCACCTTGAGACCGTCAAGGTATTTCGGAAGCGTGACGTTTTCGAGCTGCACCGGCTGCACGGGAATTCCCCGTTTGACGAACGGCAACGCCAAGCCGTAGAAGTGGCCCATCTCGCCGTCGCTCGCGTTCGGGCCACCTCGCTGGAACATCAGCGAGTCGCTCACCATGACCCCCACGCCGCGCGAGCCGCTTTCCCACCGTACCGAGCGCTGGTTCATGTCCTTCAGCGCATTGATCACCACCTGGAGCTCGCTGGCGTATTCGGGCGGGATCGGCACCCGTTTCTTAGGATCCGCCTCCGACGGGTACGTGCCGTTGAAGATACGTTCCGGCCAAGGCATCACCTCATACTGGGCGACGTCCGGTTGAAGCAGTGAGGCGATCAGCGTCGCGTGATAGTTTCGGCGATAGTCGCCCCAGTCGTGGTTCGGGTTGTCCTCGATCGGATCGGCGAGGTACCACACCCCGCGTCCGGTCGACCGCACTAGGTTCTGCATCGACCCATACTCCAGGAATGCCGTCTCGAAGGTCCGCTCCTTCTTCACTCCTTGATAGAAGTTCGGTTCCCGCGAGGTGCCGGTCCAGACTTGGGCGATGTATCCGTCGCATCCTTTGAGGCGGGCGAGGCTCGATTCCGGGCTGACGATGCCCCAGCTCGCGTAGTTCAGCAGGCTATGGGTGGGGACATAGCACCGCACGTGGGTTCCATGCTGCGCGTTGTACTCCTGAATCGAGTCGAACACCTGCTGTAGGGCTCGTCGGTACAGAAAGTACATGAGCTTTGCCGCGCGCCAGCGCGCATCCGGCGAGCTGGTGGGATCTTGCCACGCTTCACCGTAGAACGCCTGCCACTCCTTTTTGAACCCCGCGCCGTATCCACCCCAGCTCCAAAACTCCGGCTCTTCCAGATGGACCGCTTCCACACCGGCATCCAGCGCCCGCCGCACTCCCTCCGCGAGGTATTTCCCATAGTTGGCCCCCGGCGACATGTAGTACACATCGCCGCCGTGGCCGATCTTCTCCCCGTTCTGGCGGGTCTGCGCCTCGTCTTCGTGGTTGATCCCGTCCCAGCGGCCGAAGTAGTAGTCCTGGTACTCGCCCCAAGCGACCCCGGTCATGAGGTGGATCCGGTAACCGCGGTCGCGCCAGGCTTTGACCCGGTCGGGCATCGTCTTGTCGAATCCGTAGACGATGGCGACGTCGGCCCGGATATTGATCCGGTCGGTGTAGTTGCTTCCGGTCTGAAAGACCGTCCTTTCGCGGATTTGGCCCGGATCTTGCATGAGAGCTAGCGCGAGGGCGAACAGGGGGATCATCGCCGGCACCGGCGCATGAGGGTGAGATGAGGCATGGGCATGTTCGTGTAAAGATTAGCGCCCCTTGTGGGGGCGCGTGCTGATGTTTCACTCGGGCGGGCCGCTCTGCCTTTGCGCTCTTTGCGTTCACCCTTTCGTCAACTGGAACTCCACCGTTCTTCGCGTCCTTGGCGAGAAATCCCCTTCCGGAGTTTCTCGCCAAGGACGCAAAGCGGATCGCCAAGAACGCAAAGAAGACGGCAGCCGAGCAAGATTGGATGGCGTGAGGGGCTAGGACACTACGGCTTTTTGGGCTCAGTTAGCGGGCCTCCCAGGTGGAGGCGTTCTCGCGCCGCCTTTTCTTCGGCGGGCGAGAGCGGCTTCACTTGCGGGTATTTCGAGGCTTCGACCTCTTCGGGAGTCTTCGAATTGCACCCGGCCGTGCTCGCCAAGGCGAGCACGGTTACTAAGAAGAGGGCTAGATTCCTCATGGCGCGAAGGTCTGGGTCGGCTTTTGGATCTTGAACTTGTAGAAGTCGTTTCCTCGAACTTGACCCCAGCCTAGGTTCTTGGCGCTACCGTCCGCCATCGAGTAGTTCGCCTTGCCCATGTAGCCAGGAGTCGGGTCGAAGCCGGAGATGCGCGTGATGTCGTCGCAGTTGTCGCCACCGGAGGGCAAGCGATCGCCCGGGGCTCCGCTGAACGGAACGCGGCCCGCGAACTTCCAGGCGTTGCAGCCGAAAACGATCGGGTCCGAAACGGCGCCGACGCGGCCCGCTTGGCCGTTCAAGGGCCAGATCTCCGCGAACGCGATCGTGTTCGACGGATCGGAGAACTCCGTCATCGTCCGGATTGGGAATCCACCGGTGATATCCCACCAGCTCGGCGTGACGCCGGTGTTGCGGTCGAGCCATCCTCCCGCCTCCACGGTGTCGATGTGGCTGATCATCTCGAACGAGCGGCGGATGAATTTGCCTTTGTACTTTCCGTCCCACAGACAGGCGTCGGTGGTCCATGGATCTTCGAGCGGATGAGAGTCGGCCGGTACCGACCAAAGCTCGGCGCTCTTCATGTACGGCTCGAGCATCGAGTCGAACGGCTCGAGGTGGTAGAAGCACTCCCCGCTCTCTTCCTTTGCGCCCGGGTTGTTGATTCCTGGCTGGTTGTAGATGGCGCAGGGGACGAACTTGTCGTCGGCATCGCCCGCGTACAGGTGGGAGCCGAGAGCAATCTGCTTGGCGCCGCTAAGGGCGGCGGTTTTCTTGGCGGCGAGTTTGGCCTGTGCGAAGACAGGGAAAAGAATGGCGGCAAGGATCGCGATGATGGCGATTACGACGAGGAGCTCTATGAGAGTGAAGGCTTGTCTACTTTGACGCATGGATATGACCTGTCCTTTGCGCCGGAAGCCAGCAGAAGCCGGTTCTCATCGTTCGCCCCCGCAGCGGGGCCGATAAGTTCCTTTTGAGTTCGCCGTGGACAACTGGTATAGTTTTGCACACGATCTGGTCGAGCTTCAGCGATCTGTCCAGCCGTTCAATTATAGGCCAGATTTTGGCGATGCACAACTTGTGGTGTATTAAATCTGCGATTTATCGATTCTTGGTATATACTCTGTACCAGCATGCCGCGAGCCAATCATCTGTTCCAATACCAGGAGATCGCCCAAGAGCTTAAGGAGCAGATTCTTCGCGGAGAGTTCGGCGTGGAGGGGCGCTTGCCCTCGGAGCGGGCCTTGGGAATCCGCTTTGAGGTCCAGCGAAACACGATTCGACAGGCACTGGAGCTCCTTGAGAAAGAGGGCCAAATCCTGACGCAGGAAAAGCGCGGCTCGTTCGTCCGGGTTCCTCCCTCCGCCCCGGGGCCGGATACCTTTCTCGTGAACATCCACCGCGGATCGTCGGCGAACCTGACGCATCTGATGGAGGGATTCAGCCATATCTCCGAACAGGCGGGGTACCGGGTGCGGCGGCGCAACACCGATCCGGCGCGAGGCGCCGCCCTCGACCATGTTCCGGACCCCGACCGGCTTCCGGAGGACACCGCGGGGGTCGTTTTATGGCCGCAGAACCCGACCGACGCGGAGATGCTGGGGAAGCTCAACCGGGCAATTCCGCTGGTCCTCGTCGACCGACGGGTGCTCGGGGTTTCCGCGGATAGCGTTCGGTTCGACGACCTTGCGGGCGGGCAGATGATCACCGAACATCTGCTGAGTCAGGGGCACCGGCGGATCGCGTTTCTCACCGACGACGTCTTCGCGG
This window encodes:
- a CDS encoding prepilin-type N-terminal cleavage/methylation domain-containing protein, yielding MRQSRQAFTLIELLVVIAIIAILAAILFPVFAQAKLAAKKTAALSGAKQIALGSHLYAGDADDKFVPCAIYNQPGINNPGAKEESGECFYHLEPFDSMLEPYMKSAELWSVPADSHPLEDPWTTDACLWDGKYKGKFIRRSFEMISHIDTVEAGGWLDRNTGVTPSWWDITGGFPIRTMTEFSDPSNTIAFAEIWPLNGQAGRVGAVSDPIVFGCNAWKFAGRVPFSGAPGDRLPSGGDNCDDITRISGFDPTPGYMGKANYSMADGSAKNLGWGQVRGNDFYKFKIQKPTQTFAP
- a CDS encoding GntR family transcriptional regulator, translated to MPRANHLFQYQEIAQELKEQILRGEFGVEGRLPSERALGIRFEVQRNTIRQALELLEKEGQILTQEKRGSFVRVPPSAPGPDTFLVNIHRGSSANLTHLMEGFSHISEQAGYRVRRRNTDPARGAALDHVPDPDRLPEDTAGVVLWPQNPTDAEMLGKLNRAIPLVLVDRRVLGVSADSVRFDDLAGGQMITEHLLSQGHRRIAFLTDDVFAETVQNRWHGYVLAHETNDVPVDPRLNLLFHGIDVPFFGVAMRHQLSQGKLSPTAIVCSNDLVAFTLLRFLHDEGIRVPDDLAVTGYGNSIPDYTEAMTLTTVDQPFYEVGTAAARILIDRMGQSTPERLRAAHDITIPVRLIVRASSTGSVPK